Within Thermodesulfobacteriota bacterium, the genomic segment CGACCTTGACAACGACGTCCTTAAAGACGAAGAGTTCTATCTCGCCTGCATCCTCCTGGTACTGGGCCTCGATAACCTTATTCATGCCGAACCTCTTCTCGGCGGCCTTGACCATGGCGGTCTCCAGCGCCTCGATAAGGACGTTCTTGTCTATACCCTTGTCCTTCTCGACCTGATCGATTATGTGGGACAAATTCAAAGACATCACCATACTCCTCCGACGGTCATATCACCGCCTCGCACCTTGCCCTGTCGATATTGGATAACTCTATCTCCAGCCGCCTGCCCTCGGTGTCGGTTAAGGCGACCATGCCACCCTCGATACCATCGATGGTGGCCTTGAAATTCTTCCTGCCCTCTATGGGGAGCTTCGTCCTTATGCGGACCTTAAGGCCCACGGCACGAAGAAAGTCCCCCTCTTTCAAGAGCGGCCTGTCAAGGCCCGGAGAGGAGACCTCCAGCGAGTAGCTCCCCTGGACCGGGTCCTCCACGTCGAGAAACGTCCCGAACTCGCGGCTCACGCGGCTACAGTCATCCACGGTCACCCCGCCGGGCTTGTCTATTAGAAGCCGCACTATGCGCCGGCCGCTCTCCGTGGTGTAGAGCGCGTCCACAAGCTCAATGCCCATACCTTCGACAAGCGGTCCGGCCAGGGCCCTCAGCGTTTCTTCCAAATCCCTCGTCCCCAAAGAACACCTCCACCCCTCACCCCGTACCCCTTACCCCCAAACAAAGAAAGTGGGCAAATGCCCACTTTTTTAAAGAGGCTTAATTGTTAATAAATTTAGCACATGCCCCAACGGATTGCAAGCGCAAATTTAGCACCATGATGGTGCTTCACTTTCTGAACGGCCGTTAGTGGC encodes:
- a CDS encoding NusA N-terminal domain-containing protein, which gives rise to MSLNLSHIIDQVEKDKGIDKNVLIEALETAMVKAAEKRFGMNKVIEAQYQEDAGEIELFVFKDVVVKV
- the rimP gene encoding ribosome maturation factor RimP, whose amino-acid sequence is MEETLRALAGPLVEGMGIELVDALYTTESGRRIVRLLIDKPGGVTVDDCSRVSREFGTFLDVEDPVQGSYSLEVSSPGLDRPLLKEGDFLRAVGLKVRIRTKLPIEGRKNFKATIDGIEGGMVALTDTEGRRLEIELSNIDRARCEAVI